The following are from one region of the Aequoribacter fuscus genome:
- the gspL gene encoding type II secretion system protein GspL, whose product MKAVIKYDESGVLVLQRLQVHATPVPLATPDGMAQLHALLQNDRSSVVFAFPSEQATLLTHQVEKAERKLLSQSLPYSLEDRLAEDIDELHFAHRWLNEGEIAVAVVRKALMDDWQQEPAMSPVGQWVPDTLLLPVSSNQWVVVVEASRCLVRVSDERAFVCQPDLLNVFLSASLESGAPDSIVVYSSSESQLPDLDATLRDLMLVRKGGWLDAVMMSSEVPALLNLRQGSYAPILPWASWWQQWRWVAATLLGAALIQGVLSYSQFQQAQSVNLDIRRDIETRYREVYPQGAIVDAEKQLERQLRSLRGDAQSAGFMSLLEQAGAVLNAVPGTQLINLNYTDRNSQLGLTLMASDFDALETLRSKLASAGLKVELENSSAQGDQVRARLRVGGQ is encoded by the coding sequence GTGAAAGCCGTAATCAAATACGATGAATCGGGAGTTTTGGTGCTGCAGCGTCTGCAAGTACACGCGACGCCTGTGCCGCTTGCGACGCCGGATGGCATGGCACAACTTCATGCTCTTCTGCAAAACGATCGCAGTTCAGTTGTGTTTGCTTTTCCCAGTGAACAAGCGACCTTGTTGACCCATCAGGTCGAAAAGGCCGAACGCAAGCTGCTCTCGCAGTCTTTGCCCTACAGTTTAGAAGATCGGCTGGCAGAAGACATTGACGAGTTGCATTTTGCCCACCGATGGCTCAATGAGGGTGAAATCGCAGTCGCTGTTGTTCGCAAAGCGTTAATGGACGACTGGCAGCAAGAACCTGCGATGAGTCCTGTTGGACAATGGGTGCCCGACACTCTGCTGTTACCCGTATCTTCAAACCAATGGGTCGTAGTCGTCGAAGCCAGCCGCTGTCTTGTCAGGGTCTCTGACGAACGTGCGTTCGTGTGTCAGCCTGACTTGTTAAACGTATTTTTAAGCGCCAGTTTAGAGTCTGGCGCGCCGGACTCTATTGTGGTGTATAGCTCATCGGAATCTCAGCTTCCGGACTTAGATGCCACACTGAGAGACTTAATGCTGGTGCGTAAGGGTGGTTGGTTGGATGCTGTCATGATGAGCAGCGAAGTTCCAGCTTTGCTGAATTTACGTCAGGGCAGTTATGCCCCAATTTTACCATGGGCGAGTTGGTGGCAGCAGTGGCGCTGGGTCGCCGCGACTCTTTTGGGTGCAGCGCTCATTCAGGGAGTACTGTCATACTCGCAGTTCCAGCAGGCGCAAAGTGTAAATTTAGACATAAGGCGCGATATCGAAACACGCTACCGTGAAGTGTATCCTCAGGGTGCGATCGTGGATGCCGAAAAGCAGCTAGAACGACAGTTGCGATCGTTGCGGGGCGATGCGCAAAGCGCCGGATTTATGAGTTTATTGGAGCAGGCAGGCGCCGTTCTTAACGCGGTACCGGGTACACAACTCATCAATTTAAACTACACCGATCGCAACAGCCAGCTGGGCTTAACCTTAATGGCGTCAGATTTCGACGCTCTGGAAACGTTGCGCTCGAAACTCGCGAGTGCCGGTCTCAA
- the gspK gene encoding type II secretion system minor pseudopilin GspK: MYCRNPSRQSGAALVVALLIFALCAALLVSIEKEGQLFYQRMANGFQGQQTYAYLLGAEQLAFNLLQLDNELDAQTEVPRDTLMEVWAEQSPPYPLDEGGYLVGRLEDLEGRFNLNTLVGNTGATDSSALTLDQRIFVRLLLTLGNEDGPLLDRFQAVAIVNAIGDWLDGDNNPRSNGAEDLVYQSKQPPYRAANRMWVSPSELMAIEGVTWEIYQQLAPLVTIWPDDGGKINIHTAPAQVLQALPGGEQLEPKLASDVQMLVEQRDQLGFGSVDELLQDPFFAENDRAALQPLLTEKTNTFLLMAEASVAERPQQLYSVLSRKNGQFRVLTRVQGTSL, from the coding sequence ATGTATTGCCGCAATCCTAGTCGTCAAAGCGGTGCCGCGCTGGTGGTTGCGCTACTCATCTTTGCTCTGTGCGCGGCGTTGTTGGTCAGCATTGAAAAAGAGGGTCAGCTGTTTTATCAGCGAATGGCTAACGGTTTTCAGGGTCAGCAGACCTATGCTTACTTGTTGGGAGCAGAGCAATTGGCCTTCAATTTACTGCAGCTCGATAACGAGCTGGACGCACAAACCGAGGTGCCGCGCGACACGCTCATGGAAGTTTGGGCCGAGCAGAGCCCGCCCTATCCTCTGGACGAAGGCGGCTATTTAGTGGGTCGGTTGGAGGATTTAGAGGGGCGTTTTAACTTGAATACCTTGGTTGGTAACACCGGGGCCACGGATTCTTCCGCTCTGACCTTAGATCAGCGCATTTTTGTACGCTTGCTACTGACGTTGGGTAATGAGGACGGCCCTTTGCTCGACCGTTTTCAAGCCGTGGCCATTGTCAACGCGATTGGTGATTGGCTCGATGGTGATAACAACCCTCGGTCCAATGGGGCTGAGGATTTGGTGTATCAGTCTAAGCAGCCACCTTATCGCGCAGCCAATCGGATGTGGGTTAGTCCCAGCGAGCTGATGGCCATTGAAGGGGTTACCTGGGAAATCTATCAGCAGTTGGCGCCTCTGGTGACGATTTGGCCCGATGACGGTGGTAAAATAAACATTCATACGGCGCCTGCGCAAGTGCTGCAGGCTTTGCCCGGTGGCGAGCAGCTTGAACCAAAATTGGCATCTGACGTGCAAATGTTGGTCGAGCAACGCGATCAGCTCGGGTTTGGCTCGGTGGATGAATTGTTGCAAGATCCGTTTTTTGCCGAGAATGACCGAGCTGCGCTGCAGCCTTTGTTGACCGAAAAAACGAATACATTTTTACTCATGGCCGAGGCCTCCGTTGCAGAACGGCCTCAGCAACTATACTCTGTGCTATCGCGCAAAAACGGGCAGTTTCGCGTGCTGACTCGGGTGCAAGGAACGAGTTTATGA
- the gspJ gene encoding type II secretion system minor pseudopilin GspJ, with the protein MKSASKQQGFTLIEVLIAMALTVVVASIAYSGLSAVLDSLDQTRQAMNRTSELSKALRMISRDVNQSVNRSIRDELGFTEPAMIGGDSYRGMLGLTRSGWMSMGSTPRSHLERVYYYVDDNTLYRMRSTVLDRSYRLDPDNPTVPGDGAVAMLEGVTRFEVVFLSPELISSLPSRPSDGALDTSRWLRDWGVEGTPNQDLPVALEIRLTIDGLGDMERVYVLPQS; encoded by the coding sequence ATGAAGAGCGCGAGCAAACAGCAAGGTTTTACACTGATCGAGGTGCTGATTGCCATGGCCCTGACTGTGGTGGTCGCAAGCATTGCCTACAGCGGTTTATCGGCGGTGTTAGATAGCCTAGACCAAACTCGCCAGGCGATGAACAGAACAAGCGAGCTCAGCAAAGCGTTGCGCATGATCAGCCGCGATGTGAATCAAAGCGTTAATCGCTCAATTCGCGACGAGCTGGGTTTTACCGAGCCCGCTATGATCGGTGGTGACAGTTATCGGGGGATGTTGGGTTTGACCCGCTCAGGTTGGATGAGTATGGGGTCGACGCCGCGCAGCCACCTAGAACGCGTGTATTACTACGTAGACGATAACACCTTGTATCGCATGCGTTCGACCGTGCTCGACCGCAGCTATCGACTCGATCCGGATAACCCAACGGTGCCCGGCGATGGCGCCGTAGCGATGTTAGAGGGAGTGACCCGGTTCGAAGTCGTGTTTTTGTCGCCCGAGTTGATCTCGAGTCTGCCGTCGCGTCCGAGTGATGGCGCGCTTGATACCTCACGGTGGCTGCGAGATTGGGGCGTCGAGGGAACACCTAATCAGGATTTACCCGTGGCGCTAGAAATACGCCTGACAATTGATGGCCTCGGGGATATGGAGCGCGTGTATGTATTGCCGCAATCCTAG
- the gspI gene encoding type II secretion system minor pseudopilin GspI, translated as MRSSKRQRGFTLVEVMVALAVVAVALPALLFVYMQQVDNTGYLRDKWLASQVIENKWAEVHLLTQTRGFTLDGKQTGEVTFANRQWSWLLTKEKTPVDFFFRYELKIFAAEDDELPLLTHVFFLREEGSQ; from the coding sequence ATGAGATCCTCAAAACGACAGCGCGGATTTACCTTGGTTGAGGTGATGGTCGCTTTGGCTGTGGTGGCGGTGGCCCTTCCGGCTCTGCTATTCGTTTATATGCAGCAAGTCGATAACACCGGGTATTTGCGCGACAAATGGCTGGCCTCGCAAGTGATTGAAAACAAGTGGGCCGAAGTTCACCTGCTTACACAAACCCGTGGCTTTACGCTTGATGGTAAACAAACCGGCGAAGTTACCTTTGCGAATCGTCAGTGGAGCTGGTTGTTAACAAAAGAAAAAACCCCAGTAGACTTCTTTTTTCGTTACGAACTCAAAATCTTTGCTGCCGAGGACGACGAGTTGCCCTTGTTAACGCACGTGTTTTTTCTGCGTGAAGAGGGCTCGCAATGA
- a CDS encoding prepilin-type N-terminal cleavage/methylation domain-containing protein: MRVERHRGFSLIEILVAVFVIVMVASVVMLNVSSPTRDRLAQDAAQQFARTLNYALEEAEYANAVYGLFAERATSDSRDILFTYKYIEDNRWVSANDQVLSQALRFDAELEVDLEVEGTLVDIKARPVETEQWQPVLRLLPSGEMSAGRLIVTDDNDTSRFWRVEWTIFGGATAILEQR, encoded by the coding sequence ATGCGAGTTGAGCGTCACCGAGGATTTTCGTTAATCGAAATACTGGTCGCAGTATTCGTGATTGTGATGGTTGCCTCGGTGGTTATGCTCAATGTCAGTTCGCCCACACGCGATCGTCTAGCGCAAGACGCCGCCCAGCAGTTCGCGCGAACCTTGAACTACGCCCTAGAAGAAGCGGAGTACGCCAACGCCGTGTATGGCTTATTTGCAGAGCGCGCAACATCGGACAGCCGCGACATCCTGTTTACTTATAAATATATCGAAGACAACCGCTGGGTCAGTGCGAATGATCAGGTGCTAAGCCAAGCCCTGCGGTTTGATGCTGAACTCGAGGTCGATTTAGAAGTAGAAGGTACCTTGGTAGATATCAAGGCGCGCCCCGTCGAGACCGAACAGTGGCAACCTGTGTTGCGTTTGCTGCCCAGTGGCGAAATGAGCGCGGGCCGTCTAATCGTAACCGATGACAATGACACCTCGCGATTTTGGCGCGTGGAGTGGACGATCTTCGGTGGTGCAACAGCGATACTGGAGCAGCGATGA
- the gspG gene encoding type II secretion system major pseudopilin GspG, with product MKQQGFSLIEILVVLVIMGLLISVVAPTVLNRADEARVQKVYADFKAIETALKIYRLDNYVYPSTEQGLEALVAPSSIAPEPRNFKKGGYLPELPLDPWGRPYLYLQPGENGEVDIYSLGADGLSGGEEQNADIGNWTKPTA from the coding sequence ATGAAACAGCAAGGGTTTTCTTTAATCGAGATCTTAGTCGTACTAGTCATTATGGGACTGCTAATCAGTGTCGTGGCGCCAACGGTATTAAATCGGGCAGACGAGGCAAGGGTGCAGAAGGTCTATGCGGATTTTAAAGCGATTGAAACAGCGCTTAAGATTTATCGGCTCGATAACTACGTCTATCCTTCCACAGAGCAGGGTTTAGAGGCTCTAGTCGCCCCTAGCTCGATCGCCCCTGAGCCCCGCAATTTTAAAAAGGGTGGTTACTTGCCCGAGTTGCCACTGGATCCATGGGGTCGACCTTACCTGTACTTGCAGCCTGGCGAAAATGGCGAAGTCGATATTTACTCGCTAGGCGCAGATGGTCTGTCAGGCGGTGAAGAGCAAAACGCCGACATCGGTAATTGGACCAAGCCGACCGCCTAA
- the gspF gene encoding type II secretion system inner membrane protein GspF produces MPAFRYKALDTDGKLVKGLLEGDSDRHVRALLRERSLRPVAIDDAGNAALNDRKSLAFLFTATKVSTGDLALMTRQLATLIQSNMPIDESLRAAAEQSRKPKLKALLLQVRARVAEGYTLAYALGEYPKVFDEMYRAMVTAGEHAGFLAQVLMQLADYTEQRQYTQQKLMMALIYPFILLGVAVSVVVALMVYVVPELVGIFAHTQTDLPPLTVGLIAVSDFLQHRGLWLLVAIVVVIFAWRYWVAQPSNKRRWHWALLKIPFVSRVVIAMDTARFASTLSILMVSGVPLLEGLRIAGQVLSNLVLRQDASAVAQAVEEGGSLHRALAVSGRFPPMMVHMVASGEASGELEQMLERSATNQERELEMTMGTVSALFEPLMVVFMGGMVLTIVLAILLPIFDLNSMVR; encoded by the coding sequence ATGCCAGCTTTTCGCTACAAAGCCTTAGACACCGACGGTAAGCTCGTAAAGGGATTGTTAGAGGGCGATTCTGATCGCCACGTGCGCGCCCTGTTGCGCGAGCGCTCGCTACGACCTGTGGCGATCGACGATGCGGGCAACGCGGCGCTGAACGATCGAAAATCACTGGCATTTCTATTTACCGCGACCAAAGTATCGACCGGCGATTTGGCTCTGATGACGCGCCAGTTAGCGACTTTAATTCAATCGAATATGCCTATTGACGAGAGTTTGCGCGCCGCGGCCGAACAGTCTCGTAAGCCCAAGCTCAAGGCGCTGTTATTACAGGTGCGCGCTCGAGTCGCCGAAGGTTACACTTTGGCATACGCCTTGGGCGAGTATCCCAAGGTCTTTGACGAAATGTATCGCGCGATGGTCACAGCCGGTGAACACGCAGGATTTTTGGCGCAAGTTCTGATGCAGTTAGCTGATTACACTGAGCAACGGCAATATACGCAGCAGAAATTGATGATGGCACTGATATACCCCTTTATTCTGCTGGGGGTTGCTGTGTCGGTGGTTGTCGCTTTGATGGTCTACGTTGTGCCAGAGCTAGTTGGCATCTTTGCGCACACTCAGACCGACTTGCCGCCCCTGACCGTGGGTCTTATTGCCGTCAGTGATTTTTTGCAGCACCGCGGTTTGTGGCTGTTGGTCGCTATTGTGGTCGTTATTTTTGCGTGGCGTTATTGGGTGGCGCAGCCTAGCAATAAACGGCGTTGGCATTGGGCGCTGTTAAAAATACCCTTCGTATCCCGAGTCGTGATCGCTATGGATACCGCCCGCTTTGCGTCCACATTGAGTATTCTGATGGTCAGTGGTGTACCGCTGTTAGAGGGCTTGCGAATTGCGGGTCAAGTACTCAGCAATTTGGTGCTTCGTCAGGACGCCAGTGCTGTGGCCCAAGCGGTCGAAGAAGGGGGAAGTCTGCATCGCGCCCTAGCGGTAAGCGGCCGCTTTCCGCCCATGATGGTGCACATGGTCGCCAGTGGCGAGGCGAGCGGCGAGTTAGAGCAAATGCTCGAGCGCTCGGCCACTAACCAAGAACGCGAGCTTGAAATGACGATGGGTACGGTCAGTGCCTTGTTTGAACCACTGATGGTCGTGTTCATGGGCGGCATGGTGTTAACAATTGTATTGGCGATTTTATTGCCAATTTTTGATTTGAATTCGATGGTGAGGTAG
- the gspE gene encoding type II secretion system ATPase GspE: MSEALATSDQAGMSGLRAPVRLAFSYAKQAGVVLRAGDTGYELLSVGNPKLETLAEVQRILGQGFSVVKVDSETFQRALTLAYQRDNQEAVQMAEDLGADVDLSRLAEAIPETGDLMDAEDDAPIIRLINAILSQAVRDKASDIHIETFEDRLSVRFRVDGILAEVLSPKRLLAPLLVSRLKVMAKLDIAEKRIPQDGRISVRIAGHAIDIRMSTIPSAHGERVVLRLLDKEAGQLQLQQLSMPQQVLSGYTEALKRPYGIILVTGPTGSGKTTTLYAGLTHINQTSRNIMTIEDPVEYMLPGIGQTQVNSKVDMTFARGLRAILRQDPDVVMVGEIRDLETAEIAVQASLTGHLVLSTLHTNTAIGAITRLRDMGIEAFLLSSSLVAVMAQRLIRLLCQQCKEARPLSDAERKLLSLPDDAEVDHLYHPKGCNACNGSGYKGRTAIYEWIDVDRALQTLIHDGASEQAMTDAVRAKSPAILDDGRARVLSGSTSLEEVLRVTSTMG, from the coding sequence ATGAGCGAAGCGCTGGCGACCTCTGACCAAGCGGGTATGAGCGGGCTGCGTGCGCCTGTGCGTTTGGCTTTTTCTTATGCTAAGCAGGCGGGTGTTGTGCTGCGTGCGGGTGATACGGGTTATGAGCTGCTAAGCGTCGGCAATCCAAAGCTCGAGACTCTGGCCGAGGTTCAACGCATTTTGGGGCAAGGGTTCAGCGTCGTCAAAGTCGACAGCGAGACCTTTCAGAGGGCCCTGACACTCGCTTACCAGCGCGATAACCAAGAAGCCGTGCAAATGGCCGAGGATTTGGGGGCAGATGTTGATCTATCCCGTTTAGCGGAAGCCATTCCTGAAACCGGCGATTTGATGGACGCCGAAGACGACGCGCCCATTATTCGTTTAATTAACGCCATCCTGTCGCAAGCGGTGCGCGATAAAGCCTCGGATATTCACATAGAAACGTTTGAGGACCGCTTGAGCGTTCGCTTTCGCGTGGATGGCATTTTGGCTGAGGTATTGTCGCCAAAGCGTTTGCTCGCGCCCTTGTTAGTGAGTCGTTTAAAGGTCATGGCAAAATTGGATATTGCCGAAAAGCGTATTCCTCAGGATGGCCGTATCTCAGTGCGAATTGCAGGCCACGCCATTGATATCAGGATGTCGACAATTCCATCGGCCCACGGCGAGCGCGTGGTGCTGCGATTATTAGACAAAGAAGCCGGGCAGCTGCAGTTACAGCAGCTATCGATGCCTCAGCAAGTCCTGTCCGGCTACACCGAGGCGCTAAAGCGTCCTTACGGTATTATTCTGGTCACGGGACCTACAGGCTCTGGTAAAACTACGACGCTATACGCGGGGCTTACCCACATTAATCAGACTTCGCGTAACATTATGACCATCGAAGATCCTGTGGAATATATGCTGCCCGGTATTGGCCAAACCCAAGTAAATTCCAAAGTGGATATGACGTTTGCTCGGGGGTTACGGGCCATTCTGCGACAAGACCCCGACGTGGTTATGGTTGGCGAAATCCGCGATTTAGAAACCGCGGAAATTGCCGTGCAAGCCTCACTCACAGGCCATTTGGTACTGTCGACTTTACACACCAACACCGCGATTGGCGCTATCACGCGGTTGCGCGATATGGGTATTGAAGCCTTTTTGCTGTCGTCGAGTCTCGTGGCGGTGATGGCCCAGCGTTTGATTCGCTTATTGTGTCAGCAGTGCAAAGAGGCGCGGCCATTGAGCGACGCTGAGCGTAAATTGCTGAGTCTGCCCGATGACGCCGAGGTTGATCATCTGTATCACCCCAAAGGCTGTAATGCGTGCAACGGGTCGGGTTATAAAGGCCGAACGGCCATTTACGAGTGGATTGACGTGGATCGCGCGCTGCAAACGCTCATCCATGACGGTGCCAGCGAGCAAGCGATGACCGACGCTGTTCGAGCAAAATCGCCCGCAATCTTAGACGATGGTCGGGCTCGAGTTTTAAGCGGTAGCACCTCGTTGGAAGAGGTGCTGCGCGTTACCAGCACCATGGGATAA
- the gspD gene encoding type II secretion system secretin GspD → MVNRSFRFIGVRKPLQAVATALGMCMLLAVPAVNAQEYTVNLKDTDIQELIKFVAEVTDTTIIVDPQVKGKVKVVSSKPIKTTELYSLFLSILDVHGYTAVRSGDVIRIVQNKDARSSPVAVTDPSQNDSTPAGEYVTQVIRLENISAAKLIPVLRPLVPQQAHMAAYTPSNAIVISDLASNISRINDLISQMDQSAIQETDILPLEYAVAEDVVKMLEQLNKSEAAQAGGEETVLLVADTRTNSVLVTGDELQRARMRALVEHLDTPLQRAGNVKVVYLKYAKAADVAQVLTKVMQNIGRLDSSKSKTSGGHDATIEADEGTNSLIITADTDEMAALESVIYQLDIRRAQVLVEAIIVEMEVIDGQSLGLQWLFANDSGVYGSSVSSDVSTAGAISSAVLGGNADAANPVGDFDLGQLAAALAGSPGLTLGWGAIDNDLSMTVILNALKKQSNANILSTPTLLTLDNQEAYITVGQNVPFVTGAYTNTGSGGSGVQNPFQTIERENVGITLTVTPHINDGDSVVLDIEQEVSSLTGLSSIASDLITNERKIQTKVLAGDGKTVVLGGLIKDNVQDGSQRVPVLGSIPLLGRLFRNDAVEVTKTNLLIFIRPTIIRDDRALDNATAGKYKFIREQQLQRRAKGSNLLDAERMPVLPEWQRDIQALDAMQEQQ, encoded by the coding sequence ATGGTAAACCGCAGTTTTCGATTCATCGGCGTACGCAAGCCCTTGCAGGCAGTGGCAACGGCACTGGGTATGTGCATGTTACTCGCCGTCCCTGCAGTGAACGCTCAAGAATATACGGTGAATTTGAAAGACACCGACATACAGGAGCTCATCAAGTTTGTTGCCGAAGTAACCGACACGACCATCATTGTCGACCCGCAAGTGAAGGGTAAGGTCAAAGTCGTGTCCAGTAAGCCCATCAAAACGACCGAGCTGTACAGCCTGTTTTTGTCGATTCTAGATGTTCACGGTTATACCGCCGTTCGGTCGGGCGACGTCATTCGTATTGTTCAAAATAAAGACGCGCGCTCGAGCCCAGTAGCAGTGACGGATCCATCGCAAAACGATTCGACACCGGCGGGCGAGTACGTCACCCAAGTCATTCGTTTGGAAAACATCAGTGCCGCTAAGTTGATCCCGGTATTGCGGCCCTTGGTACCGCAGCAAGCCCATATGGCCGCGTATACGCCCAGTAACGCAATCGTCATTTCAGACTTGGCTTCCAATATTTCCCGTATCAATGATTTGATCTCGCAGATGGATCAGTCGGCTATTCAGGAAACCGATATTCTGCCCTTGGAATACGCCGTTGCTGAAGACGTGGTCAAAATGCTTGAGCAGCTGAATAAGTCTGAGGCGGCGCAAGCCGGTGGTGAAGAAACTGTGTTGTTGGTCGCCGACACGCGCACCAATAGCGTGCTAGTGACGGGCGATGAACTACAAAGAGCGCGTATGCGCGCCTTGGTTGAGCACCTAGATACACCTCTGCAACGCGCGGGCAACGTTAAAGTCGTCTACCTGAAGTACGCCAAAGCCGCCGACGTGGCGCAAGTTCTGACGAAAGTCATGCAAAATATCGGACGACTCGACTCGTCTAAAAGCAAAACCAGTGGTGGGCACGATGCGACCATTGAAGCAGACGAAGGTACCAATTCCCTGATTATTACGGCCGACACCGACGAGATGGCGGCATTAGAATCCGTCATTTACCAGTTGGATATTCGTCGAGCGCAGGTGCTGGTGGAAGCCATCATCGTAGAAATGGAAGTCATTGATGGACAAAGCCTAGGCTTGCAGTGGTTGTTCGCTAACGATTCTGGGGTTTATGGTAGCAGCGTCTCTTCCGATGTCAGCACGGCGGGTGCGATTTCTTCAGCGGTGTTGGGCGGTAATGCCGATGCGGCAAACCCTGTGGGTGACTTCGATTTGGGGCAGCTCGCCGCGGCGCTGGCGGGCTCACCCGGCTTGACTCTTGGGTGGGGAGCTATTGATAACGATTTGTCGATGACCGTCATCCTGAACGCGCTGAAGAAGCAGTCAAATGCCAATATTTTGTCAACGCCGACCTTACTGACCCTCGATAATCAAGAAGCGTATATCACTGTGGGCCAGAATGTGCCTTTCGTGACGGGTGCGTATACCAACACTGGCAGTGGTGGTAGCGGGGTTCAGAATCCGTTTCAGACCATCGAGCGCGAGAACGTGGGTATTACTCTTACCGTGACGCCGCATATTAACGATGGTGACTCGGTGGTGCTCGATATCGAGCAAGAGGTCTCGAGCTTAACGGGCTTGTCGTCGATTGCCTCGGATTTGATCACCAACGAACGTAAGATCCAGACCAAAGTGCTAGCGGGTGATGGCAAAACCGTCGTGTTAGGGGGGTTAATTAAAGATAACGTGCAGGATGGATCACAGCGCGTGCCTGTCCTTGGCAGTATTCCTTTGCTTGGGCGTTTGTTTCGTAACGATGCGGTTGAAGTGACGAAAACGAATTTGCTGATCTTTATTCGCCCCACCATTATTCGTGATGATAGAGCCCTAGATAACGCGACTGCTGGCAAATACAAATTCATCCGAGAGCAGCAACTACAGCGCCGTGCCAAGGGCAGCAATCTGCTGGATGCTGAGCGTATGCCGGTGTTGCCCGAGTGGCAACGCGATATTCAGGCGCTTGATGCGATGCAGGAGCAGCAATGA
- the gspC gene encoding type II secretion system protein GspC, with amino-acid sequence MRWLSQDLVLARLRLAIIASALVWVGLNLAKVPWLFVDTNIEVPAPTVVVDAVDTSPVTVDIDAMKAWHLFGEANASAAPAVVAAPAVGIEDGAKETRLDLVLVGVLAARSDGLGQAIIQYRQDQSIYRVGDALPVSGRVSLAKVLPDRVVLDNNGTYELLKLYDESALAKRLMSTAKPAVRQPTQAPNPAPTSDANEPNERDLARAERQARLDARKRDRYYDNPESLSELVSVAAVRSADGQLAGYRVSPGPKGEEFQALGFRPGDVVTEVNGLSLSDPSNALVLYQMLKSASEANFVIQRGGSPMNLTVQVGGDRP; translated from the coding sequence ATGAGATGGCTTTCTCAGGATCTTGTGTTGGCTCGTTTGCGCCTAGCGATTATCGCTTCAGCGTTAGTTTGGGTGGGACTCAATCTGGCGAAAGTCCCTTGGTTGTTCGTCGACACGAATATTGAGGTGCCCGCACCCACTGTCGTCGTCGATGCAGTCGACACGTCCCCAGTCACTGTTGATATCGATGCGATGAAAGCGTGGCACTTATTCGGTGAAGCCAACGCAAGTGCAGCGCCCGCGGTGGTTGCGGCCCCGGCGGTTGGTATTGAAGACGGCGCCAAAGAAACACGCCTCGACCTCGTATTAGTGGGTGTGCTAGCGGCTCGCAGTGATGGCTTGGGCCAGGCCATTATTCAGTACCGTCAGGACCAATCGATTTATCGAGTGGGCGATGCCTTGCCTGTGAGCGGACGCGTCTCTCTTGCCAAGGTCTTGCCAGACCGCGTGGTGTTGGACAATAACGGCACCTATGAGCTGTTAAAGCTCTACGATGAAAGTGCCTTGGCCAAGCGTCTGATGTCGACTGCGAAGCCCGCGGTACGTCAACCCACGCAAGCGCCCAATCCTGCGCCGACCTCCGACGCGAATGAACCCAACGAGCGTGATTTGGCACGCGCCGAGCGCCAAGCGCGGCTGGATGCGAGAAAACGTGATCGGTATTACGATAACCCAGAGTCTTTGTCGGAACTTGTCTCGGTGGCGGCGGTGCGCAGTGCCGATGGACAGTTGGCAGGGTACCGAGTATCTCCCGGGCCCAAGGGTGAAGAGTTTCAAGCGCTAGGGTTTCGTCCTGGCGATGTTGTGACCGAGGTCAATGGGTTGAGTTTGTCAGACCCGAGCAATGCTCTGGTGCTGTATCAAATGCTGAAAAGCGCAAGTGAAGCAAATTTTGTAATTCAACGGGGGGGCTCGCCAATGAACCTTACCGTGCAAGTGGGCGGTGATCGTCCCTGA
- the can gene encoding carbonate dehydratase: protein MSRTSITELFRNNREWAREVHEADPDFFAKLAAQQSPEYLWIGCSDSRVPANQIVGLLPGEVFVHRNVANMVVHTDFNCLTVLQYAVDVLKVKHVLVVGHYNCGGVRAAYEDADNGMIDNWLRNIKDVQFAHQEKFDALDSDDEKVDLLCELNVMSQVANVCRTTIVQNAWARGQQLDVHGWIYRLKDGLLRDLNCSANSVEQIPEMYRVISKHSDLATLR, encoded by the coding sequence ATGAGTCGAACGAGTATTACAGAGTTGTTTCGCAACAACCGAGAATGGGCGCGCGAAGTCCATGAAGCTGACCCAGACTTCTTCGCTAAACTTGCCGCCCAGCAAAGTCCTGAATACCTGTGGATTGGTTGTTCGGATTCCAGGGTACCTGCCAACCAAATCGTCGGCTTGTTACCGGGTGAAGTGTTTGTGCATCGAAATGTCGCCAATATGGTGGTTCACACCGACTTCAATTGCCTGACGGTGTTGCAGTACGCAGTCGATGTGCTCAAAGTTAAACATGTTTTGGTGGTTGGGCACTACAACTGTGGTGGCGTGCGAGCGGCCTACGAAGATGCCGATAATGGTATGATCGATAATTGGTTGCGCAACATCAAAGACGTGCAGTTTGCGCACCAAGAAAAGTTTGATGCTCTGGACAGCGACGACGAAAAAGTCGACCTATTGTGCGAGCTGAACGTGATGAGTCAGGTGGCCAATGTGTGCCGAACGACGATTGTGCAAAACGCCTGGGCTCGGGGGCAGCAGTTGGACGTCCACGGCTGGATTTATCGTCTGAAGGATGGCCTATTGCGCGACCTGAATTGCTCTGCGAATAGCGTCGAGCAGATTCCTGAAATGTACCGTGTTATCTCGAAGCATTCTGATCTGGCAACCTTGCGCTAG